Proteins from one Pyrobaculum neutrophilum V24Sta genomic window:
- a CDS encoding nascent polypeptide-associated complex protein, whose protein sequence is MIPTNPRELEKLLKRMGIKVEEVDVAYVELRLKNGEVVRINNPTVALMKMPNKVLLYQIQTSEAAVERVQQQQQQPQQGGYQPSEDDIALVMEQTGATREEAVNALVEAKGDLVQAAMKILSKKRGG, encoded by the coding sequence ATGATACCCACAAACCCCCGGGAGCTGGAGAAGTTGCTGAAGCGGATGGGGATAAAGGTGGAGGAGGTAGACGTTGCGTATGTGGAGCTTAGGCTGAAAAACGGCGAGGTGGTCAGGATAAACAACCCCACGGTTGCTCTGATGAAGATGCCCAACAAGGTGTTGCTCTACCAGATACAGACCTCGGAGGCGGCGGTGGAGCGGGTCCAGCAACAACAGCAGCAGCCCCAGCAGGGCGGCTACCAGCCCAGCGAAGACGACATAGCCCTGGTGATGGAGCAGACCGGGGCGACCCGGGAGGAGGCCGTAAACGCGCTGGTGGAGGCGAAGGGCGATCTGGTGCAGGCCGCGATGAAGATCCTCTCGAAGAAACGGGGAGGGTAA
- a CDS encoding 50S ribosomal protein L16 yields the protein MPVRPARCYKRIKGPPYTREEYIHGAPMIQIPKFDMGTTSAAARAAFPLVAKLVVQERGQIRMQALEAARQMAYKYLSKYVGDANYYLRLEAVPHHVLRENRMLAMAGADRLQEGMRLAFGSPAGRAARVEAGQVIFYAEFKPEHVAHMKEALRRASTKLPLPTRIVIEAKGDGGGKAATQG from the coding sequence ATGCCGGTTAGACCAGCGCGTTGCTACAAAAGGATAAAGGGGCCGCCCTACACGAGGGAGGAGTACATCCACGGAGCGCCCATGATCCAGATACCGAAATTCGACATGGGGACCACAAGCGCCGCCGCCAGGGCGGCCTTCCCCCTCGTGGCTAAGCTGGTGGTCCAGGAGAGGGGGCAGATCAGGATGCAGGCCCTCGAGGCCGCTAGACAGATGGCGTATAAATACCTCTCGAAGTACGTCGGCGACGCCAACTACTACCTCAGGCTAGAGGCGGTTCCCCACCACGTGCTGAGGGAAAACAGGATGTTGGCCATGGCCGGCGCGGACCGTCTACAGGAGGGGATGAGGCTCGCCTTCGGCTCCCCCGCGGGCAGAGCCGCGAGGGTCGAGGCCGGGCAGGTGATCTTCTACGCCGAGTTTAAACCCGAGCACGTAGCCCACATGAAGGAGGCGCTTAGGCGCGCGTCTACCAAGCTGCCGCTTCCAACACGTATAGTCATTGAGGCAAAGGGCGATGGAGGCGGTAAAGCAGCTACACAGGGATAG